The Miscanthus floridulus cultivar M001 chromosome 7, ASM1932011v1, whole genome shotgun sequence genome includes a region encoding these proteins:
- the LOC136466941 gene encoding monosaccharide-sensing protein 2-like, translating to MLGAVLVAIAASIGNLLQGWDNATIAGAVLYIKKEFQLQSEPTVEGLIVAMSLIGATIITTFSGPVSDWIGRRPMLILSSILYFLSSLIMLWSPNVYVLLLARLVDGFGIGLAVTLVPLYISETAPPEIRGLLNTLPQFSGSGGMFLSYCMVFGMSLLPSPNWRIMLGVLAIPSLFFFGLTIFYLPESPRWLVSKGRMAEAKKVLQKLRGKEDVSGELSLLVEGLEVGGDTSIEEYIIGPATEATDDHVTDGDKEQITLYGPEEGQSWIARPSKGPSMLGSVLSLASRHGSMVNQSVPLMDPIVTLFGSVHENMPQAGGSMRSTLFPNFGSMFSVTDQHAKNEQWDEENLHRDDEEYASDGAGGDYEDNLHSPLLSRQTTSAEGKDIVHHGHRGSALSMRRQSLLGEGGEGVSSTDIGGGWQLAWKWSEKEGEDGKKEGGFKRVYLHQEGVPGSRRGSIISLPGGGDVPEGGEFVHAAALVSQSALFSKDLTEPRMSGAAMVHPSEVAAKGSSWKDLFEPGVRRALLVGVGIQILQQFAGINGVLYYTPQILEQAGVAILLSNLGLSSASASILISSLTTLLMLPSIGLAMRLMDLSGRRFLLLGTIPILIASLVILVVSNIIDLGTVAHAALSTVSVIMYFCCFVMGFGPIPNILCAEIFPTRVRGLCIAICALTFWIGDIIVTYSLPVMLNAIGLAGVFGIYAVVCLIAFVFVYLKVPETKGMPLEVITEFFAVGAKQAAAKA from the exons ATGTTGGGGGCTGTTCTTGTCGCCATCGCCGCCTCCATCGGCAATCTGCTGCAGGGGTGGGACAATGCCACCATCGCAG GTGCTGTTCTGTACATAAAGAAGGAATTCCAATTACAAAGTGAGCCCACTGTGGAGGGGCTAATTGTGGCCATGTCACTTATTGGCGCCACCATCATCACTACATTCTCTGGGCCGGTATCAGACTGGATCGGCCGTCGCCCTATGCTCATCCTCTCTTCAATTCTGTACTTCTTGAGCAGCCTCATCATGCTATGGTCCCCTAATGTCTACGTCCTGCTGCTGGCACGCCTCGTAGACGGATTCGGTATTGGCTTGGCTGTCACGCTTGTGCCTTTGTACATTTCAGAAACAGCCCCTCCAGAGATTAGAGGTTTGCTGAATACGCTACCGCAGTTCAGTGGATCAGGAGGGATGTTCTTGTCATACTGCATGGTGTTTGGGATGTCACTGTTGCCATCACCTAACTGGAGAATTATGCTTGGGGTGCTCGCGATACCTTCATTGTTCTTCTTTGGATTGACAATATTTTACCTTCCTGAATCCCCAAGATGGCTTGTTAGCAAAGGTCGGATGGCAGAGGCAAAGAAGGTGTTGCAAAAATTACGTGGCAAAGAAGATGTTTCAG GTGAACTGTCCCTTCTTGTCGAAGGGTTGGAGGTTGGAGGAGACACTTCGATTGAAGAGTACATCATTGGCCCTGCCACTGAGGCAACCGATGATCATGTTACTGATGGTGATAAGGAACAAATCACACTTTATGGGCCTGAAGAAGGACAGTCATGGATTGCTCGACCTTCCAAGGGACCCAGCATGCTTGGAAGTGTGCTTTCTCTCGCATCTCGTCATGGCAGCATGGTGAACCAGAGTGTACCCCTTATGGATCCGATTGTGACACTTTTTGGGAGTGTCCATGAGAATATGCCGCAAGCTGGAGGAAGTATGAGGAGCACATTGTTTCCAAACTTTGGAAGTATGTTCAGTGTCACAGATCAGCATGCCAAAAATGAGCAGTGGGATGAAGAGAATCTTCACAGGGACGATGAGGAGTATGCATCTGATGGTGCAGGAGGTGATTATGAGGACAATCTCCACAGCCCATTGCTGTCCAGGCAGACAACAAGTGCGGAAGGGAAGGACATTGTGCACCATGGTCACCGTGGAAGTGCTTTGAGCATGAGAAGGCAAAGCCTCTTGGGGGAGGGTGGAGAGGGTGTGAGCAGCACTGACATCGGTGGGGGATGGCAGCTTGCATGGAAATGGTCAGAGAAGGAAGGTGAGGATGGTAAGAAGGAAGGTGGTTTCAAAAGAGTCTACTTGCACCAAGAGGGAGTTCCTGGCTCAAGAAGGGGCTCAATTATTTCACTTCCTGGTGGTGGCGATGTTCCTGAGGGTGGCGAGTTTGTACATGCTGCTGCTTTAGTAAGTCAGTCAGCACTTTTCTCGAAGGATCTTACCGAACCACGCATGTCTGGTGCTGCCATGGTTCACCCATCCGAGGTAGCCGCCAAAGGTTCAAGTTGGAAAGATTTGTTTGAACCTGGTGTGAGGCGTGCCCTGTTAGTCGGTGTTGGAATTCAGATCCTTCAACAG TTTGCTGGAATAAATGGTGTTCTGTACTATACCCCACAAATTCTCGAGCAAGCTGGCGTGGCAATTCTTCTTTCCAATCTTGGTCTCAGCTCAGCATCAGCATCCATCTTGATCAGTTCTCTCACTACCTTACTGATGCTTCCTAGCATTGGCTTAGCCATGAGACTTATGGATCTTTCTGGAAGAAG GTTTTTGCTGCTAGGCACAATTCCAATCTTGATAGCATCTTTAGTTATCCTGGTCGTGTCCAATATTATTGACTTGGGTACAGTGGCCCATGCTGCGCTCTCTACAGTCAGTGTCATCATGTACTTCTGCTGCTTTGTCATGGGATTTGGTCCCATCCCCAACATTCTATGTGCAGAGATCTTTCCAACTAGGGTTCGCGGTCTCTGCATTGCCATCTGTGCCTTGACATTTTGGATCGGAGACATCATTGTCACCTACAGCCTTCCTGTGATGCTGAATGCTATTGGACTAGCAGGTGTTTTTGGCATATATGCAGTCGTATGCTTGATTGCCTTTGTGTTTGTCTACCTTAAGGTTCCTGAGACAAAGGGAATGCCCCTTGAAGTCATCACTGAGTTCTTTGCAGTTGGTGCGAAGCAAGCGGCTGCAAAAGCCTAA